TAGGTGAAGCCAATGAAAAGATGAAAGGCGTTTGGTTCAGTTCGAACCAtcttatattttcttatttttgtttttgaaatcattaaGACATGATAAACGAACAATACTTTGTCCCAAACAATGATCAAAATGTCGTTTGCTAGTTGTACGAAAACATCCTTTAAAGAAAGAGAGAATggattcaaaatataaattgcgTTAGAACTTTCATCGAACATCTGTTATTTCAGTACGAGCCACCGCCCTCGCCACCGCCAACACCGCCACCGCCGCCACCGACGCCTCGACCCCCTACACTACAACCTCCTCCCCCACCGCCTCGACCTCCTACACAACGACCTCCTCCCCCACCGCCTCGACCTCCTACACCCCCGACTATACCAGGGGATATTATGATTTTGGTAAAGTCTCTTTTTACAAACGATTCAGAAAACATGGCACGCGTCTTATATTTCTTATCAGAAAAAATATCCAATCAAGACATTGACATTGACATGTACATTGCAAAAATGcgaaatttacaaaaacatccaacaaaattaaaagaatacataGTAAGATATATGATAAAGCATACAATGGAGAGTCAAATAGATGCAACCTTCAGGGAGAAGATGAAAGAGGTTCAAAAAGTAGTTGAAAATGAACGCCGGAACACTTGTTCAAACAACATACCAAATGAGGGATCATATAGGAACAGCACAACAAAGGATCGttcatttctgttttgtttcataaaagcTCTCAAAGAATTGAGTGATGATGAATTTGAAGCAGTAAAGAAAACCATAAAAACCATAGCACAGGCCGGAGCTCTTGTTGCTTATTACAATCAAGCAGTTAGTGTGGTCAAAGTAGCATTAGTTGCAGTAGAGTTGTCAGGAGAAATTCTAAACAATAtaaagtagggatgcaaacgaatattcgaatattcgaatattcgatcaaacgtttggtattcgaatgtcaaaatcggtattcgaatattcgaaaaaaaaaatcaataaagagaacaaaacacattttgccttcatcactgatgttgtttataaagctcgtttatcttgtttttacaacgattggcccctaatcccagaggtgtgaatgtgatgactagACACGCGACatgtgtcatttagggacatttcgtcgggtactataaaaagtccccctacttttacaataactggctagggatcggctttaacaccaatgtgttgtcttggctgcaaattatgCTGTGCAAAATAGCGCAAAACGAGGTGATGATATAAATGCCACAATAATGTTGTtgcatatatgtgctttaaactgttttcatctttcaatacaattttcgtgctttgaaatggatttttgaatataattcctctattgttgtacaataaataAGTCCAATCCacttatgttttcgttttactattttactagttcccgagtggttggggggggggggggggggtgagcttatttaccctcgccatcgggttatacccattcggcgagcacgctacgttttacagtatttccacagatttaataacatttaaaacatctcGTCTTTAATCGTAGCGTGGGTGCTTTggactgtatatataaaatattcctACACAGTATGTATAAATCTTtggttaaaaattcaatatttaaataatatcttaagtATCTATCACATacgcattaaaatcaaacacttcaaatacatcatatacaaacattttaggctcagcctacatttaaaaaaaaaaaaaaaaaaaaaaaagatgtgtaaattttaagttttccatagttatatttagtcagtttagaggtcaatctcagaacgaggctgatcatcctacggaaagaccTTCCATTGGCGCAAAACACTGTTTtactaggaatccatctaatttcacattgtttacaaaaggcagcggaattgaattattcgattttgttgtttgtctgtttataatgtattgctttttacttcctgaaaatggagaatttcaaaggctcatttggggaaatcagggtccgccgcgcgtactGGATACGACAAAATAGGGTTtaaatgccccggctattactttagcgaataataatagtagtttactacatcttctaatatatgtattttgctaatcgaatattcgaatattcgatcgaaagaattaccgaatattcgaatatctgttttgccattcgtttgcatccctaatataaaGCGATGGTGGAACGGTGATATCAGTGGACAAAGATGTGTGAAGAATATTACTGACTGCTTAGCAGGTATTGCAGGTGGAGTAGCCGGAGGAGTAGGAGGACAAACGGCAGGTGCTATGATAGGATCTCTAGCAGGACCTGTAGGAGCGTTTATAGGAGCAGCAGTTGGAGGCGTAGTAGGACTTGCTGCAGCGTCCATTGGTGCAAAGTATCTTTCTGCGTCAATCACGCAGCGGGTTTTTAGTTTGCCACCATCGGAAGCACTTGAGAACGCCTATCGATGTCTTGGCGTTGATCGGTCAATGTCCAACGAAGTAATCAACTCACGATATCGTCAACTGACTCTGAAACATCATCCTGACAGAGGTGGAGGCCGAAATGAGTGGGACAAGCTGCAGTATTCCCTGGCAATCATACGGGAAGCTAGAGGAGAGGCCTAAGAAATAgatgaaaatgaataaacagGAAGCATGACAGCGTCCATGAACAGTGTTGTGTAGATTACAAAAACCAAAAACGGTGTTAACTGATGATAGAATTGCTGTTGCTTTATTGCTAAAGTTATATTATGTGAATGCTATGTCCATTCCCGTTCATAAAACGATTGAGTGTCTGTCGGTGAATTGAATTGACTTGTTGTCTTTTAATCAGAAAAATTGTGtacaatcatatttatatttttaaatatgacaatatagtgtatatgtttttaatcgTTCTTGAAGTTTCTGTTTTCGCTAGCTATAtctgtaattatgtcataatgttgAACTACCTTCTCAAAATAAAGATCATTAGATGTTAACCTTAGTATCACTACTTGCCTGGAACTATTAAAACAGTGGGAGTATTTTGCGTTCAAACGACAGTACCGCCACATGACGACTGTAGCATTTTGAAAAGCTTTCTTTTGGTTTCGTTGAATCTAGGAATGCtcatatcataattaaaacCAGTAGGCAGAGCTCTTACCGTACAAAAAGAAACGTGTGGGTAAAAACAACGTTATTCACTTTACGCACACTACTTATTGAACGCTGTCCTTGACAATATGCTACTAAACAGTTACTTTACCTACTACCCCTGTgattaaaattatgaaactcTCGCTTCGCGCgcgtatttaatttcaattatctGGATATTGGGTTGTGTTACTATTACAAAACTCTTGGTCTTAACAACTAAGGCTAAGccattgttttacattttatgctaaTGATGTGAACCGACCCAACGGGGCGAGATCTGTAAATGCATCGGATTATTCGAAGTTTACCTAAGCAATGGTAAGTGTTCAGGTAAatgtacaaattaaaataatttatctaATGGGAGCGACAGCTTCCGACCTATAGTTTATCGTTGAAACACAGGCTCcgatatcacgaaaatactaaGTCAAACCTCAATTTCAATCAAACAGCTGTTTACCACCTAAGAACATTtagaaaaatagttttacaGCAAATGTTGTACTTTATTTTGTCAAGTTTTTAATTGTTGAGTTTagaaattatctatttttagatatatCTGGCATTAGTGCATACAGTTTatgtacaataataaaataaaacaaaaataacacagGGCATTTCGTATAGACTTAAACTGTTCAAAATGCGTTTCATCTTTCCtgctttattttgcaatttttcttTCAACTTTATCACTAATTATGTtatcaaatgtacaatacaTCACTACTTTGTAAATTTATCATATTCAAAGATGCATTTGCATTTGGCTATCTTTAATAAACGTtcccaaaataaaaaagataaaatattacgCTGAATGTCAAATTGTTAGTAAACTATCACAACTTATCATTTGTtatcaatgatatatatatatcttaacatGTTTAAGATAAAGTAACATTTCATACACTCAGCGAAAAAAGAAAGGATATATGAAGTATATTATAATACGTTTACActaattataaaaagtaaagactgtt
The sequence above is drawn from the Mya arenaria isolate MELC-2E11 chromosome 14, ASM2691426v1 genome and encodes:
- the LOC128215931 gene encoding vasodilator-stimulated phosphoprotein-like yields the protein MSEFAFCINSDYFARRRKKHRVSIRQTMFYCFTQYEPPPSPPPTPPPPPPTPRPPTLQPPPPPPRPPTQRPPPPPPRPPTPPTIPGDIMILRWWNGDISGQRCVKNITDCLAGIAGGVAGGVGGQTAGAMIGSLAGPVGAFIGAAVGGVVGLAAASIGAKYLSASITQRVFSLPPSEALENAYRCLGVDRSMSNEVINSRYRQLTLKHHPDRGGGRNEWDKLQYSLAIIREARGEA